One Campylobacter sp. MIT 99-7217 genomic window, GGAATGCCTTGTTTAAATACCTTAAGAGGAGCTTTGCTCGTTGATAGTGCTGTGATCGTGGTGCGGTATTTTGGGGGTATAAAACTTGGCACAGGAGGACTTGTAAGAGCCTATAGCGATGCGTGTAATGCTGTGATAAAAGATGCTTCTTTGCAAGATTTTGAGCTTAAAAAGTATTTTACGCTTGAAATAAGTCTAAGCTTGCTTGCTAAATTTGAGCATTTTTTTAACAAAGAAAATATCATTTTTACAAAAAATTTTCGCGAAAATGATATTCTTCTTAAACTCGAGCTTAGCCCTAAAGAAAAAGAAAAACTTGTATATTTTTTACAAAATCAAGCAAGAAAATTTAGCCTACAAGAAGCCTAAAAATTTCTATTTAAATCCTCATCTTTAATCTCATAAGCTTTATAAAGACTTGGCAAAAGTTTTCTTATCTTGTAATCAAATAAATGAAAATGCTCATACACTTCTTTTAGATCAGCATTTTTTGCCTTTGAAAAATCAAATACATCAGTATTTGAAATTTTAGGGATATTGTTATCAAAAAACTCATAAAATTTAGCCCTCGCCTCAAACAAGGCGTTTAAATTTTCAACCACTCTTTGTTTATCCATGAACACTCCTTTTTATAATACACCAACAACAGCAAAAGAAACCACTATGCCTATAAAAAGCAAGGTTGGCACTTCATTATACGCTCTAAAAAATTTTCCACTTTTTTTACAGGTATCATTTGCAAACTGCTTAAGATAGCGGAAATTATCAAAATAATACACAAGCAAAAGCAAGGCGAAGCTAAGTTTTGCGTGCATATGTGGCATTTT contains:
- a CDS encoding IMPACT family protein is translated as MKTICSTKEARIEVKKSSFIAFLCAFKEFKTLLLNLKKEHPKAVHFVYAYRFLNELGQIIEDKSDDNEPRGTAGMPCLNTLRGALLVDSAVIVVRYFGGIKLGTGGLVRAYSDACNAVIKDASLQDFELKKYFTLEISLSLLAKFEHFFNKENIIFTKNFRENDILLKLELSPKEKEKLVYFLQNQARKFSLQEA
- the cmeU gene encoding CmeU family protein translates to MDKQRVVENLNALFEARAKFYEFFDNNIPKISNTDVFDFSKAKNADLKEVYEHFHLFDYKIRKLLPSLYKAYEIKDEDLNRNF